The DNA sequence GTTATTTAAAACATTGATTGCATCGGTGATTGTTCTTCCGCTTGTAATAACGTCATCTACAATAACAACTTTTTTACCTTCAACAGATGCAAAATTGCTGCTTATTGCTCCTCCAGCATCTTTCTCTTTTCTATGCTTGATTGGGTGGAATACAGCAATGTCTGCCCCAATTGTTTCTGCCATCATGGTTGCAAATGGTACTCCACTTACACTTATACCTACTACAACTTCAACACTGCCGTATTCAAGGGCTAAATCTGCCATTGCTGCAGACACATACATCATTCTTGCTGAACTGCTTCCAAGATTTTTCCAGTCTATTGCAAAGTCAACAGGTGCTTTTTGAACTTCAGTTTCTATTTTTTTACCGCTCACCTGGAGAATAAGCCACCTTGCAGTGTCTTTGGAGACATTAAGTTCGTCTGCTATTTCTCCGGTGGTAAAACCTCTACTTCTTAACTCATAAGCCTTCTGTATAAGCTCTTCATTCATAAACACACATCCTTAATTAAGATATTATAACTTAAAAAGTTAATAACCATTTATATCCACAGGAAAATTATTTTCAGCGGATTTTATAGCTGCAGTAACAATTTTAAGGGCATATATCCCGTCTTCACCTGTAATCTTGGGGTCCTCATCATTTTTAACTGCATATAAAAAAGAACTTAATTCTTCCTTTAATGGTTCTCGGTAAGGTATATCTACGTTTTGCGTGGATTTACCGTAAACATTAACGGTCTGGTCAATGT is a window from the Methanobacterium sp. genome containing:
- a CDS encoding orotate phosphoribosyltransferase-like protein yields the protein MNEELIQKAYELRSRGFTTGEIADELNVSKDTARWLILQVSGKKIETEVQKAPVDFAIDWKNLGSSSARMMYVSAAMADLALEYGSVEVVVGISVSGVPFATMMAETIGADIAVFHPIKHRKEKDAGGAISSNFASVEGKKVVIVDDVITSGRTITDAINVLNNLGADPSGVVVLIDKKGISEIGNVPVKSLVCVSRLG